A portion of the Oxynema aestuarii AP17 genome contains these proteins:
- a CDS encoding helix-turn-helix domain-containing protein, translating to MAGVLKLKIHESGEELKNLLAKQSTARGRERIQALYLLKIGQVKTLKELAILLGRDTATLYRWFQKYKAKGLDGMLEVKKGQGRKPAIPSEVMDSLRDRLQEPNGFQSYGEVKTWLKEKFDIDASYKVVHEAVRYKLKVKLKTSRKRRRKRDRDVQKRE from the coding sequence ATGGCAGGAGTTCTTAAACTTAAGATTCACGAAAGTGGGGAAGAACTTAAAAATTTACTCGCCAAACAAAGCACGGCGCGCGGTCGAGAACGGATCCAAGCTTTGTATTTACTGAAAATTGGACAAGTTAAAACCCTCAAAGAATTGGCCATTTTGTTAGGTCGAGATACAGCCACCCTTTATCGCTGGTTTCAAAAATATAAAGCTAAGGGTTTAGACGGGATGTTAGAAGTTAAAAAAGGTCAAGGTCGCAAACCTGCAATTCCCTCAGAAGTGATGGATTCTTTGCGCGATCGCCTCCAAGAACCGAATGGCTTTCAAAGTTACGGCGAAGTCAAAACATGGCTGAAAGAAAAATTCGATATCGATGCGTCTTATAAGGTCGTTCACGAAGCCGTTCGCTACAAATTAAAAGTCAAGCTCAAAACTTCTCGTAAAAGGCGCCGCAAGCGCGATCGAGACGTCCAAAAGCGGGAATAA
- a CDS encoding GH3 auxin-responsive promoter family protein: MKNWQFIRDACDPFWVDFSNATDRAIAVQRSRLHDLLTRNQTTEIGRRYGFGTIADDRDYRDRVPIHTYEDLAEAIARMAAGETGVLCADEAIAVEVTGGSTSGSKLIPYTRGSLAAFQRALFPWLANLLAHRPGIACGPTYWAISPIARPQSPTVGPVTLPTGNDALYFGDRLAPHIVQLLAVPPQIAAIAAIDRWRYLTALYLLASPQLALISVWSPTFLLELLAEIEGNGDRLVRDLARGTTVPGLPPLPPNPERAHLVSRSLASGAIDTRQLWPQLDTISCWTDASAAAFVRSLQGAFPHVWIQGKGLLATEAAVTIPIAGCPSPVLAVESGFYEFIGEDGRSRLVHEVESGGVYRVVVTTDGGLYRYDLGDRVRVTGWYGQTPQLEFIGRAGLVSDLCGEKLTEAFVWAQLQPLHPGGFAMLTPCLRDRPHYILFLDEAAGDRAADLARDLDRALQTNPQYRYARQLGQLAPPVARCVSRPMEKYIEYALERGQRLGDIKPPVLRPETDWGDRL, translated from the coding sequence GTGAAAAACTGGCAATTTATTCGAGACGCTTGCGATCCGTTTTGGGTCGATTTCTCGAACGCAACCGATCGCGCGATCGCCGTGCAACGATCGCGCCTCCACGACCTTCTCACCCGCAACCAAACCACTGAAATCGGGCGGCGGTACGGCTTTGGGACGATCGCCGACGACCGGGACTATCGCGATCGCGTCCCGATTCACACCTACGAGGACCTCGCCGAGGCGATCGCTCGGATGGCGGCGGGGGAAACCGGGGTTTTGTGCGCCGATGAGGCGATCGCCGTTGAAGTGACCGGGGGCAGTACCTCCGGGAGTAAGCTGATTCCCTACACCCGAGGGAGTTTGGCGGCGTTTCAGAGGGCGCTGTTTCCCTGGTTGGCCAATTTGCTCGCACATCGCCCGGGAATCGCCTGCGGTCCGACCTATTGGGCGATTTCGCCGATCGCCCGCCCCCAATCCCCGACTGTCGGCCCGGTGACCCTTCCGACGGGCAATGACGCCCTCTATTTTGGCGATCGCCTCGCCCCTCACATCGTGCAGTTGCTCGCCGTTCCGCCGCAAATTGCCGCGATCGCCGCGATCGATCGCTGGCGCTATCTCACGGCTTTATACTTGCTGGCGTCGCCCCAATTGGCCTTAATTTCCGTGTGGAGTCCCACGTTTTTGCTGGAATTGCTCGCCGAAATCGAGGGAAACGGCGATCGCCTGGTGCGCGATTTGGCGCGGGGAACCACCGTTCCCGGGTTACCGCCCCTGCCGCCGAACCCGGAGCGCGCTCACTTAGTGTCACGATCGCTCGCCTCCGGGGCGATCGATACCCGCCAGTTGTGGCCGCAGTTGGATACGATTAGCTGTTGGACCGATGCCAGTGCCGCCGCTTTTGTGCGTTCCTTGCAAGGGGCTTTTCCTCACGTGTGGATCCAGGGAAAAGGGTTGCTGGCAACCGAGGCAGCAGTGACGATCCCGATCGCCGGGTGTCCGTCGCCCGTATTGGCCGTAGAGAGCGGCTTTTACGAATTTATCGGCGAGGACGGGCGATCGCGCCTCGTCCACGAGGTCGAAAGTGGCGGGGTCTATCGAGTCGTCGTCACCACCGATGGCGGTTTGTATCGCTACGACTTGGGCGATCGAGTGCGAGTGACGGGATGGTACGGACAAACGCCCCAACTGGAATTTATCGGACGGGCGGGACTGGTCAGCGACTTGTGTGGGGAAAAATTGACCGAAGCCTTCGTCTGGGCGCAACTGCAGCCCCTGCATCCTGGCGGTTTCGCCATGCTGACCCCGTGCTTGCGCGATCGCCCTCATTATATTCTGTTTCTGGACGAGGCGGCGGGCGATCGGGCCGCAGACCTCGCCCGGGACTTAGACCGGGCCTTACAAACCAATCCCCAATATCGTTACGCCCGCCAACTGGGTCAACTCGCGCCCCCTGTCGCCCGTTGCGTCTCCCGCCCGATGGAGAAGTATATCGAATATGCTTTAGAACGCGGTCAACGACTCGGCGATATTAAACCCCCCGTTCTGCGTCCCGAAACCGATTGGGGCGATCGCCTGTAA